CTTCGTTACGGTAGCGCTCTTCTGCCACGATGGCCGCTGCGGTGCAATCCGTATAGACGGAGGCGAAGGCGCGGTAGCCGCGATTGAAGGCTGCAGTCAGTCTTTCCTTGCGCTGCGGCTCGTTGCCGGTCTCCGAATCGAGCAGCTGCTGCATGCCGTTTCGCCACTCGTCGCCGCCTGCCGCCTTGCAGAGCGTTCTCAAATAATGCACCGAGCCCAACACCTCGGCGAGCCGTGCCAGCTTGTCGTCGTAGGGCACCGTCACCGCAGGCGGCGGCGCAATCTCCTCCTCCCGTGGAGGCGGCGCGTTCTTGCCCTGCGCCATGGTGGGACCGGCGAGCACGAGCAGGGACAGGAAAACGCGTCGAACGGGAATCATGCTCCCAGTTGATACGTTGAGCATGACGGCAACAAGGCGCGCTTGAGAGTTTCCACGTCTATTCGCCGCTATTCGTCGCCCGAAAGCCGCTCTGCGCATTCGAGCACGCTCTGCGGCACCGGCAGCCGCCGGATTTC
This Rhizobium acidisoli DNA region includes the following protein-coding sequences:
- a CDS encoding TIGR02301 family protein, producing the protein MLNVSTGSMIPVRRVFLSLLVLAGPTMAQGKNAPPPREEEIAPPPAVTVPYDDKLARLAEVLGSVHYLRTLCKAAGGDEWRNGMQQLLDSETGNEPQRKERLTAAFNRGYRAFASVYTDCTAAAIVAEERYRNEGATLATEITSRFGN